The proteins below come from a single Cryptococcus gattii WM276 chromosome D, complete sequence genomic window:
- a CDS encoding Hypothetical protein (Similar to TIGR gene model, INSD accession AAW42936.1; CND02630), producing MSFRAPNLLRSTVGRRAGQALNLRSQVIRRRFATEGGPELGKPSPQRSSNTGYLLAGFGIAAAGAAYYFYSSGATARDSTGKADTAVRGAVATVEAKTGLRRGKDDYQKVYNRIAETLEKEGYDDGSLAPVLIRLAWHSSGTYNKEDGSGGSNYATMRFKPESDHSANNGLNVAREHMEKIKKEFPWISYGDLWTLGGVCAVQESGGPTIPWRPGRIDGYAAQVTPDGRLPDATQAQDHLRFIFNRMGFNDQEIVALSGAHAMGRCHTTRSGFDGPWTFSPVTFSNQYFALLRDEPWQWRKWNGPAQYEDKKTKTLMMLPTDMALVKDKSFKKYVDIYANDEEKFFNDFSKAFSKLIELGVPERQWAGEPWTMTTSE from the exons ATGTCTTTCAGAGCTCCCAACTTGTTGCGATCCACCGTTGGCCGACGAGCCGGTCAGGCGTTGAACCTGCGTTCTCAGGTTATCCGAAGGCGATTTGCAACTGAGGGTGGACCAGAACTT GGTAAACCATCTCCTCAACGATCCTCTAACACCGGTTATCTCCTCGCAGGTTTCGGTATTGCTGCTGCAGGTGCTGCATACTACTTCTACAGCTCTGGCGCAACCGCGCGTGATTCCACCGGTAAAGCGGACACTGCAGTACGTGGGGCTGTTGCCACGGTTGAGGCCAAGACAGGTCTCAGAAGAGGCAAGGATGACTATCAGAAAGTCTACAACCGGATTGCCGAAACTcttgagaaggagggtTACGACG ATGGCTCTTTGGCCCCCGTCCTTATTCGCTTGGCTTGGCACTCCTCCGGAACCTATAACAAAGAGGATGGAAGTGGAGGCTCGAACTATGCTACCATGAGGTTCAAGCCAGAGTCCGACCACAGCGCGAACAATGGCCTT AACGTTGCCAGGGAACATATGGAAAAGATCAAGAAGGAGTTCCCCTGGATCTCCTACGGGGACTTGTGGACTCTCGGTGGTGTCTGTGCCGTTCAGGAGTCGGGCGGACCTACCATCCCTTGGAGGCCTGGTAGAATTGACGGTTACGCCGCTCAAGTCACTCCCGATGGTAGGCTGCCTGATGCCACTCAGGCTCAAGACCATCTGAGGTTTATCTTCAACCGCATGGG ATTTAATGACCAAGAAATTGTAGCCCTCAGCGGCGCTCACGCCATGGGAAGATGTCATACTA CTCGATCTGGCTTTGACGGTCCTTGGACTTTCTCCCCTGTCACCTTTTCCAACCAATACtttgctcttcttcgcGACGAGCCTTGGCAGTGGAGGAAATG GAACGGACCTGCCCAGTACGAGGACAAGAAGACAAAGACTTTGATGATGCTTCC TACGGATATGGCGCTCGTCAAGGACAAGTCCTTCAAGAAATACGTTGACATCTATGCAAACGACGAAGAGAAGTTCTTTAACGA CTTCTCTAAAGCATTCTCCAAACTCATTGAGCTTGGTGTCCCTGAGAGGCAGTGGGCCGGTGAACCTTGGACTATGACAACCAGCGAATAA
- a CDS encoding exosome non-catalytic core subunit RRP40 (Similar to TIGR gene model, INSD accession AAW42934.1), which produces MPTLILPGETVPIPSISKAVVLGPGISQSAPTLQPPSNAASGSSPAPGYIATRLGMLHSGKGKEKSQKLWIEGNSKRYIPAQKDIVLGIIIARHADGYRVDLGCSQMAQLDALAFEGATKRSKPNLKVGTLVFARVMSASRDMEPELECFDPNTGKSDGFGELKGGVMVNVTLQLCRRLLDRNHIVLPTIASVFPFEIAIGLNGRVWMKAETVGETLAMKRLIESVNDHIVPVEEKAVKRKLQEYLS; this is translated from the exons ATGCCAACTCTTATTCTCCCCGGGGAAACAGTCCCTATCCCATCGATATCAAAGGCCGTTGTGCTAGGTCCAGGCATCTCCCAATCGGCTCCAACCTTACAACCTCCCTCGAATGCCGCATCTGGATCTTCACCAGCTCCTGGATATATCGCAACGAGACTGGGGATGTTACATTCggggaaaggaaaggaaaagagtCAGAAATTATGGATAGAAGGAAACTCGAAGCGG TATATACCCGCGCAAAAAGATATTGTCTTGGGGATAATCATTGCCAGACATGCGGACGGATATCGTGTAGATTTGGGCTGTTCACAGATGGCCCAACTGGACGCTTTGGCATTTGAGGGTGCCACAAAGAGGAGCAAACCAAACCTCAAG GTTGGTACATTAGTGTTTGCGCGTGTGATGTCCGCTAGTCGCGATATGGAACCTGAACTTGAATGTTTTGATCCCAATACTGGCAAATCGGATGGTTTTGGCGAGTTGAAAGGAGGAGTGATGGTCAATGTAACCCTCCAACTGTGTAGACG TCTTCTTGATAGGAACCACATTGTCTTGCCCACCATTGCCTCTGTTTTCCCCTTTGAGATTGCTATTGGTCTTAACGGTCGAGTGTGGATGAAGGCAGAGACGGTGGGCGAGACACTGGCAATGAAGCGTTTGATTGAAAGCGTGAATGATCACATCGTCCCGGTGGAAGAAAAGGCAGTCAAGCGGAAATTGCAAGAGTACCTGTCCTGA
- a CDS encoding ATP-dependent RNA helicase, putative (Similar to TIGR gene model, INSD accession AAW43165.1), whose protein sequence is MADDFITTIDSDDEVSNYGETSGLPKIKDDELDPDFEFDFGGGRSEGLDLWGGDEVQGVKKGNEPINVDDIIERKRGKPIRAFKDRKRKRDEDIASEDGLAEEDEEEEGDLSDNSDAMTSGDSEEDQMDIDMTEGDSDEEDENEIEGFESEDESEEEEDDDNAQETNEDVDSDSESEEETAAEIARKDAFFSWDPTTADPTLPTSFTAMNLSRPLLRALTSLQFTAPTPIQARAIPLALLGRDILGSAVTGSGKTAAFMVPILERLCYRDRGKGGAACRVLVLCPTRELAVQCEAVGKALAEKGGLDVRFALLVGGLSLNAQAHTLRTLPDILIATPGRLIDHLTNTPSFTLSALDVLVIDEADRMLEAGFTDELEEIIKACPRSRQTMLFSATMTDSVDELVKLSLDKPIRVFVDPKRNTAKGLTQEFVRIRSDDSRSPSLLALCKRTIREKCIIFFRSKALAHQMRIVFGLFGLKAAELHGNLTQEQRLQALNDFKASTVDYLLATDLASRGLDIKGVETVINYDMPGQLAQYTHRVGRTARAGRKGRSISLVGEADRKMLKAAIKQAEADQVRHRIIPSEAVTAMKEKLEGFKDDIQEILKEEKEEKLLRQADMEIKKGQNMVEHEAEIFSRPARTWFQSGKEKQASKNAGKDAYVGSFPSKDKSTETEKEKLKRGKYDGLSRRLKRRKMAIEEDAADAAAARKTEMGIRAAKKNALPRKITESQPRLDKAGKGKDKKGGKAKRVTGGKGSAFDSEGKKSHEGMRAKPAKVNLDKGKKKGVKGKGKK, encoded by the exons ATGGCCGACGACTTTATCACTACCATTGACTCCGATGACGAAGTCTCGAACTACGGTGAGACAAGCGGACTACCAAAGATTAAGGACGACGAGTTAGACCCCGACTTTGAATTCGATTTCGGAGGAGGCAGATCTGAGGGACTTGACCTTTGGGGAGGGGACGAAGTTCAAGGCGTGAAAAAGGGTAATGAG CCTATCAATGTCGACGACATCATTGAGCGAAAACGTGGAAAGCCCATTAGAGCGTTCAAGGACCGAAAGAGAAAGCGAGATGAAGACATTGCCTCCGAGGATGGCCTGGctgaggaagatgaagaggaggaaggggatCTTAGTGATAACTCAGATGCCATGACATCTGGCGACAGTGAAGAAGACCAAATGGACATTGACATGACTGAAGGGGACAGTgacgaagaggatgagaatgaAATCGAGGGCTTTGAAAGCGAAGATgagagtgaagaagaggaagacgaTGACAATGCGCAGGAGACAAATGAGGACGTCGACTCTGATTCAGAATCCGAGGAAGAGACTGCAGCTGAGATCGCTCGCAAAGACGCATTCTTTTCGTGGGACCCAACAACAGCCGATCCTACACTCCCTACTTCGTTCACCGCTATGAACCTCTCTCGTCCGCTTCTCCGAGCCCTCACTTCCCTCCAATTCACTGCACCTACACCTATCCAGGCACGTGCCATCCCTCTTGCCCTTCTGGGCAGAGATATTCTCGGTTCTGCTGTGACAGGTTCCGGTAAGACCGCTGCCTTCATGGTTCCCATCCTCGAACGATTATGTTATCGAGACAGAGGCAAGGGAGGAGCCGCATGCCGTGTCCTCGTTCTGTGTCCCACGCGAGAGCTTGCAGTCCAATGTGAAGCTGTTGGAAAGGCTCTAGCCGAGAAGGGTGGCCTAGACGTCCGTTTCGCCCTCTTGGTCGGTGGTCTTTCCCTCAATGCCCAAGCACATACACTCCGTACTCTACCCGATATCCTTATTGCCACTCCAGGACGATTGATTGATCATCTTACCAACACTCCGAGCTTTACACTTTCCGCTCTCGATGTTTTGGTTATCGACGAGGCGGACCGAATGCTTGAAGCGGGTTTTACCGATGAATTAGAGGAGATCATTAAAGCATGTCCTCGCTCTCGACAAACCATGCTATTCTCCGCCACAATGACAGATTCAGTGGACGAGCTTGTAAAGCTTTCTTTGGATAAACCTATCCGAGTCTTTGTTGATCCCAAGCGCAACACCGCCAAGGGACTGACCCAAGAGTTTGTCAGAATCCGTTCGGACGATTCGAGATCTCCCAGTTTGTTGGCACTATGTAAGAGGACAATCAGGGAAAAATGTATCATCTTTTTCAGGAGTAAAGCCCTTGCTCACCAAATGAGGATCGTTTTCGGGTTGTTCGGCTTGAAAGCGGCAGAGCTTCACGGTAATCTCACACAAGAACAG CGTCTCCAAGCCCTCAATGACTTTAAAGCTAGCACTGTCGATTATCTCCTTGCGACCGATCTGGCATCTCGTGGTCTTGATATCAAGGGTGTTGAAACAGTTATTAATTATGACATGCCTGGTCAACTCGCTCAGTATACTCATCGAGTTGGACGTACTGCCCGTGCTGGCCGCAAGGGTCGCTCTATCTCTTTGGTTGGCGAAGCTGATAGGAAGATGCTGAAGGCCGCTATCAAGCAGGCAGAGGCGGACCAGGTGAGGCATAGGATCATACCTAGTGAAGCTGTAACTGCCATGAAAGAGAAGCTTGAAGGATTCAAGGACGACATTCAGGAAATCttgaaggaggagaaggaggaaaaaCTT CTCCGACAAGCAGACATGGAAATTAAGAAGGGGCAGAATATGGTTGAGCATGAGGCTGAAATCTTTTCAAGGCCCGCTAGAACTTGGTTCCAGTCTGGAAAGGAAAAGCAAGCTTCAAAGA ATGCCGGCAAAGACGCCTACGTCGGTTCCTTCCCGTCTAAGGACAAATCTACAGAAACAGAAAAAGAGAAACTCAAGCGAGGCAAGTACGATGGGCTTTCTCGTCGTCTCAAGAGGCGCAAGATGGCCATTGAAGAGGATGCTGCCGATGCCGCTGCTGCTCGAAAGACTGAAATGGGCATCCGAGCTGCTAAGAAGAATGCTCTTCCCAGGAAAATTACCGAATCTCAACCCAGACTGGACAAAGCcggcaagggcaaggacaagaaggGTGGTAAAGCGAAAAGAGTAACTGGAGGGAAGGGAAGCGCATTCGACAgtgagggaaagaagtCACACGAAGGAATGAGGGCGAAACCTGCCAAGGTCAACTTAGAtaaggggaagaagaaaggggTTAAAGGTAAGGGAAAGAAGTAG